From Panthera uncia isolate 11264 chromosome D3 unlocalized genomic scaffold, Puncia_PCG_1.0 HiC_scaffold_8, whole genome shotgun sequence:
tatgagaaaaattagcaaaatgtGTGCATGAACAGGAACATATACTCCTAGGAATCTCCAATTCACCATAGGAtataaaaaaagacagtctgcCACAACACACCATGGTCTCACAAAGCTAATAAGTGGCAAAGTCATAGTTCCATTAAGctacagcatttttaaattgaatacaAAAATTATGACTCAACCAGGATTGAAACAAAATGGAACTTTTCTGGTTAAACAACTTATTAACAAGCACACTTTCATGAACAGTCCAGTGAAtaacaataaaagtaataatagcaTAGATTTatagtatagatatagatacaaacAGAAAATTACCCAGCAGCTCATTAACTAGGGGTCTGTTTAGAAAGTACTTCTACtctcagggcacctaggtggctcagtcagttaggcatctgactcttaagtttggtccaggtcatgatctcccagtttgtgggattgagcctcacgtcagTCTCCAcaatgacagcacggagcctgcttgggattttctctctctctctctctctctctctctctctctctctctctctctcctcttcccctgctcatgtgcacatgcacatatgcattctctctctcaaaataaattaactaattaaaaaaaatggaagtactCTATTCTTAATTCTTACCCTCTTCCTTCATTAGTCATCAACACTTGCTCAATAAGCAATGTGTCTGAATTTTATGTCTGCATTCAGAAACAAAACTgagagaatattttcataattatgaaCAGAATCATGATTTGGATGTTcctatttgtttatctttgaggcAACCTTAACTTTCTAGTCTTGCACAGTAATATTTATAGACTTCCATCACTAAGAACTCAATATAACACAGTGCTGAATACTTTCTTCCAAACACAGCTACTAATAACAGAAGATACTTTGATCAACTAGAGtcaattaaatatacattttaggaaCACACCCTGGcataattttaaagactttagATGGTGTACATTTTTGGTAACACAAATTAAATAAGATCTTGTCTGTCCCATTACCTTGATTGCTAAATTCCTATCTTAATTCCTTGCATTTCACTGCAATTATCTTGCTCTAATACACAAGGGAAGATAACTTGGAAGGTCATAAGTTCACTATTTTTAGGACAAGCAATGGGTAAATTAAAGTTAATCAAGTAAAGTAGAAGTATCAACTAACACgctattaaaaatacttttggggTAAGAGGCCTCTTAGGAGGGAATGCAGCTGCTTACAGAACTGTCTCCTTCCTAAGTCTTCAGAAAACAATAGTCACAAGGACCCAAAAAGTTTTCAAGCACAGCCTGTATGCCTAAAAGACTACATACCTTGCATTATCAACCAGTTCAGCAAGAGCACCAAACAAGAATTCATGAGTAGTTCTGAAATGATAAATACTAAGAATCAGCAAAAGAATTACAGAATTGAACTATGACACCTAATAAGTCAaggttataaaatattaaaaagtttttagaaaatctAAAATTGCCATTTGCATTGTCACTTTACACTACTGAAATTTCCCCACAACTTGAAACCTTTAAGAGTTGCTAAGCCCCCTCAAATGTTAATCTATTAAATCTTGCTGTCTACTCATGTCTATTCTTACTATGTTAAGAAACCCACTTTGAAGCATTAAGATTCCTATGtgtatatactattttaaaagcagcattttccattactcatgttctgtctagaaaaatgtctgtattttatttttaattgccttaACCAGCTATCAGTTTCCGCATATCTCTAAGCATGCTCAAAGGGTGACTTGCTAACATTCTGCTTTATCAGTACTTGTGTATTATCTATTggtaaaagaagaaaacccaTTTGCTTTTGTGCAGTTTATAAGCAAAGTATTCCATTTGAaagtgaggagaaaggagaggataaTCTATTTCCTGACTTTCCAATTCTAGCCAAAAACAGCTTTCTCCACATTAAAGAAGGGAATCCAAGACCCTGTTGAACAATTCCTCTTAGGAAGACAATAGCGTGGTGTGTTCTAAGGTCCCTGTTAGCCCCTTCAAGGTCATCTCTCTTCCAGGAGGCTGCTCAAAGTTGGGTTAGATAAATACACAATTACCATTATTATTCataactcaataaatatgtgtgccTAAGATGCATCCTTAAATTACTTCTCCACTTACACTCTCTTTGTGCTATTTTCCATAATAGTCCTCTTTAGGTATAAGAGTAAAATGCGTCCCCCTAGAAACCTTGACTTttgattaaagaaaatgtaaaatcattAACCTAAGTACATTACCATcatcaatttttcaaaaatacacaaattatacccattgatatattttttttttttttggtataactGTTGTAGCCATTAAAgtgaaaatttctaaaaatttagaatgaaatataccaaaattaaaTAACCAGTGTCCAGGATCTCTGATCACTTACTATATcatgtaaaacttaaaacaaattgtaaaatatttgctTATAAAATAAACACCCAAAGCTGAACTGTCCAGAAACCCTGGTTTCCCCTCAAGTAAACCTACAAATTTTTGCAACtacaaattttgaattaaaactgttactaaaaggaaaaaaaaaatattggaattttAGGAAGAACTTTTCCCCCGTGAGATCAGTGATTATATCTGTTGCTAATCCAAGATGGCATCAATAAATAGGTCTTagtaaaaagtagaaatttatCTCCAATTCACTTAGAAAATAGAGTTCAAATTCTTCTGACCAAAATCCAATCCttaattattttacatgaaaagaaaaacaatttcaggggcacctgggtggctcagtcagttaagcatcagacatcagctcagatcatgatcttgatgcccatgggtttgagccctgccatcaggctgtgttgacagctcagagcctggagcctgcttaggactctgtgtctccctctctctctgcccttcccccactggcgctctctctctaaactaaataaccattaaaaaaaatttttttaaagaaaaacaatttctatgaaaaaaacaCCTGCATAAAACATATGTatctttagttaaaaatatttaagtttctaGAATCATCTTAAATTCTTCAAATTATCatctgaagaaacaaagaagtatTCTGTAGATTACTAcactaaagaaatagaaatgttagaaaattaaAGGTGATTTACTAAaggtaatataatttaaaagtgaaTCTAACATTTGCTCTCAAGCTTTCAGTCATTTTCCTGTCTGAATAGAAGTAGCTAAAAACTTAACAAAGTGAGTTACTCTCCatcctcaaaattttttttaattttgaggattgttatataaaataacaaattctaTTGCAATacttatttcaataaaaagttatACTTTAATATAGTCaaggaaattcagaaataaaactcctgtaaaccaaaaaaacccaaacaaacaaacagaacaaccATAAGAATGGGACTACAATTTATATGCAGGAATCTCTGGAATACATCAAAGAATCAAGAACTGGCCTTTGGTAGTGAAAACAGTGAATATGAATAGTCTTCAAAACTTATTCTAATACCCTTTACTATCAGGGCAAAGAAATCACAAACAGAAATGGtgaccataggggcacctgggtggctcagtcgattaggcgtcagctcaggtcatgacctcgcggtttgtgagttcaagctccacatcaggctctatgctgacaactcagagcctagagcctgtttaggattctgtggctctctctctctctctctctgcccctcccttgcttgctcactgcctctctctctctctctctcaaaaatgaataaacattaaaaaaaattaaaaaaaagaaatggtgactGCTTCTCAGCAATACATATTTCTGATTGCTTCACATGAAAACTGCTTCACATGAAAATGAGAGACATTCAGAATTCAAGATCTCAACAGGGCAAGGACAAAGTATCTCTGGCTAAGTTTTCACTGCTTTCTACACGACGTTTAGAAATGTGCCTTGtatatttagaatttaaagaaaacattccaaATGGCTTTTGTTGTTCCACATAGTATCAATGCTGTTCCACACGTAACTATTTCAGACAAGTtaacaaatatctttaaaatgtaaccaagggaggggcacttgggtggctcagtcagttaagtgtcagactcatcagctcaggtcatgatctcatggttcatgggattgagccctacattgggctctgtgctgacagcacggagcctgctcgggatcctctttctccctctctctctactcctcccctgacTAGcttgtgtgcgcacacacacacacacacacacacacacacattccctctcgaaataaatagacatttttttttaaaaaaataaagtgggagctcctgggtggctcaatcagttaagcatctgacttcggctcaggtcatgatctcatggtccatgagtttgagccccatgtcgggctctgtgctgacagctcagagcctggagcctgctttggattctgtgtctccctctttctgctcctcctccgctcacacacacgtgtgctctctccctctcaaaaataaacattaaaaaaataagaaaatttaaaaagtgtagcTGAGGGGTATTATTGTGATGTATACTGACACATCACAAAAGGGGCCTTTTGTGACAACTGCTGGGAAAGTCAGAGACAACACACATCTCTTCTccagaccttcaactgattgattAATGGGTCCTACTAACAAATTCTAAAATCAGagttctaaatgttttttaaaatcagaagaatcAAAAACATACTGACTACATAAGTTCTCtccttttttcaaataatatcCAAAGAGGCACACTCATTGCTTGCTAGCATTTGAAACAGATATCTGAGCAAGtatcaaagaaaattattttcacagaTGTAAAGATTCTTTGCATGTTATCAAAGAAAGGTCAACCAtctggaaaaagacaaggattttTAACAAACTCTCACTTTCAAGTGATCTTGGCTTTTATGCCATTTGTGCCATGATCAAAATAGTTTTGCAGCTCAGCATTTCCAGTGACAAATTCACGGGTAAATCTACTCATTACATACGGAATATGGTGTCCCTATTTATATTCAGCCTGAATTTAAACCAATAGATTATCCACAAGTCTATCATACAGTGATAGCTTCTGCTGTGTTCTTGGAGATGTTGACAACAGTTAATTGCCTTAACTGCTAGAAAATAAAGCTGAGAAACTAGAGCAACAATTTTTACATTCAAATAGCTTTAATATATTTAGAGCGTGAACCCACATTTCAACAGGATTTTAAGTCCCCCAAACTATTAAGTCACTAGAGGTGACAGGTTCCTCTATGTTCATTCACTAcgtatataaataaaacaaaccaaagtaTCATATGGCCAAGATAATTTATCAAATGTGCCAAGAGGAAAAGACATGGAAAGCAGTCATCTTATACTTAAGCATCCTGCTCTCTCAGACCACTTAGCAGTACTGCAAACAGTGACATAAGACACGCATCTTGTCACAAAGGAACATCACTACCATCACTATATCTGGAGTCTAGCACCTAGATTGCCATGAACTTTTTACTAACAGTCACAAAACCCACCACTAAAGACCAGTAACTGTATAAAACTCCTTTTATTCAAAAACTCTTATCATTTCGTAATTGCAACACCCAGTattaaaaggaaataaccaaGACTAAGACTTTCATGTTATGAAAATTTTGCAGGCCTGCTTTAAACCTTAATGCTGATGTAACCAATAACCATCAACACTTACCACAGacatcatacaaaaaaaaaaaaaaaaaaaattcaagacagaTGTTTACTGTCTCCAGTAAATGCTCCTAAGAATGTATCTGTCTAATGAATACCACCAAACAGCAACTTGCTACCATATTGACCAACTTGTGGTTTATATAAATCATACAGTGAATAAACAATAATCACCATCTATTCAATGATCATCATGTACCATGTATGAGCTAAttactttataaacattatttaacaTACTCCTCATAAACACTGTCAGattagctccattttatagatgaagaaacagaggctcagggaaATCAATCTGCCCAAAAACTCAACCAGGAAGCAGTCAAATCCAAGCTTGGCTGGCTCCCAAGCCTATGCATGCTCTCTCCATTGCACCACACTGATTTCTATCCTTCTAGTCTGCCTGTGTTCCACCTGCAAGTCTACGTTACACGGGAGGTAAGCAAAGGGCCATACCTTACATAATTCACAATATGGCAATATTGTAGATGTCAGACACTCTAtaatggttttgtgttttaaaaattgtaaaagaacaaaggagaaggTACTCTAAGAAAAATCTTCCCATTTCTGATGGTGACCTTGCATCACTTAACACAGAGAAGATCAATCTACCATCATAAGGAGTAACAAGTCACGGCTGaggaaaatttaaacatttgtttcctCTAGAAATGAATTTCTAGTCACATTACCGTGATAAATAAATCTTCAAACTGGTTACAAACCAACTTATCTTGGTATTCCAGGGTTCATATTTTCTTCTGGCAGGATTAGATACATCCTAAAGTATACAACTTCAAAGGTGTGATCCAGATTAGAAAATCTAGAGCTTCCAAAATGATACATTCAACCCTCAAATGTTCATGCAAGCAGGTGGTTCCAAGTCAATATGGGaaagtcaaattcacagagaattCTCCAGTTGTATTTTAAACAAGTGACTTAACTAGAATTTTATTCTATACCTTAGTTCTGTTCACCTATTGTTAATAAGTTATAAAATGGCAATATAAGAGTATTCCAgaacctcaaattaaaaaatttgagaTAAACTAAAATTGAATAGACTTTCAAAGTAGGAAGTAAACCCTTTGCTTTATAAGAAAACAAGCCCTTAAAAGTATACTCGACTAGAGTTAGTACTGCCTGATAGCTAAAAACACTAACCATTATGGCCAGGTAAAACTTATTGCCTTAAATCTTGATGCCTTAAACCTGCCACTTAGCAGATGTGTAACTTCTGGCATGTTACTCTGAGCCCAGTTTCCTCAAATGCAAAATAGGAATAATCCTTACTCCAGCAAGGTTACTATAAGgattattttacacatttaaaagtGACTGGCAAGAAGCAATTAattgttgttactattattatcaaaAAGTCTTTGGGGAAGCTCTTCCAAGATTATCATATAGTCTTGTCATTCCAAATTTGGCCCCTCATTCCACAATTCAGAACTGAAGTAACCAATTATTAAATACAATCACCGGTGAACATCTAAGTGGCCTTCAAATGTTTGTTCTTAAACacaattcaaatataaaaaaggaTACTGAGGGTCTTGCCCAAGACGTTATTAATTAGCTAAATAAGCATCACCAACCTATCTAAGTGGGCTTCAGATTCATCTTCCGTAGCATGAGACTTCGCCTCTCAGGCCTACAGTACCCACTCTAAAACCAGTTCTAGTTCGCTAATAAGCTTcctaaacaaaaaataaaaccagactaTCACCATTTGGCAATTCACTACtcaaaacttttatttacttgataggaaaaaaagcaaaaaaaattacagacGTCATAACATGTTGCCCTTTCccataaaaagctaaaaattattttactgttaCTAGATGTTTGAAGTCTATCATCTCAACCCTCAAAGCGGTTCTTCAGATCTCTGAGCCATTCATGTAGCTGCTCATCACCTCTGCAAATACTAAAATGGTAGAATACTTACCTTCATCTCAAAAGTGATGAATGAATGTATTAGAACACTAAGTAGTTATGACCCCACTGAATTACTTCCAAGAGAGTGGCATAACAGTTAACCCTGAAACATTCCAGATCAACACGGAATAATGATAATCTCCTAATGAGCTCAAACATAAACACCATATGTGTTCTGTGATTTGCACACATTTTGGGGAAAGGCTACTTAAATTATGGGTTTAAACAAGTTGCTATTTTCTGCCTAGCACATAAAAATTTCATTGGAATTAGGGACGAATTTCCCAGGAAGATAAAGCCAACTGTTTGCTGACAACAAAAATTAGTAATTTCTTCTCACAAGTTGTCATTTAAagatcttcattcttttctttttcttgttaggaaaaaaaagacttgttaTAACCCAACTGTTTTGGCTGTTGTCACTAAAAAGAAAGTCGATATGAGAATAGTCCAACTCCTGGGGATCCAAAGAACAGCACTTGTTGGATTCCTATCAAACACCTCAATATATTGActtcaaataactaaaatttgcATTTGATCAAATAAATTTTGATCCAACAAATGAAGATTGTATTCTTCTGGATTAGGAACAAATATCTCACTTATCTCAGTTCTTCAATACAGAGCTCAAGACTCATCCAGTGATACAtcccaaaaagtaaaaaaagcagaattttctGGGAAAATGATTTTCGTATTATCAAGGAATGAGTTATCAGTGACCTCAGTGGCACCTAAAGGATACTTACGAATTTGTATGTAGATATTCAAAGGTTAGCTGAGCTCGATTCAGACTGCTGTAATTTGTGAAAGCCATGAGTGCGGTGAGGTCTCCAGTCCTTCACCCACTAACTGGGAACTATAACTTTATAATGGAATAGATTTTCCAGGATTCCTCCCAGTAAAGGTTTGGTTAAGTCTGTGCTCCTTACTGTTAAACAAGGTTAACTGGTGtctatccaaaatatattgaAAGAGATGTCTAAAACTACAATTGATCTCTCCaagcttttttatcttcttaatgACTATGatgtaatattttgaagaaaactaTGTCATAGATTTGTAGTCTTAAGCTTTAGTTTAAGTTGCGATAGCTCAAGGAGTCGAATGTGGATGGTCTTGGAGTAGACAGTATTGGACTTGAGAGGTTTTATTACTGCTCCATCTTCACGTTCTTCGAGCTTTTTTGTTCCTCTAAATTTCCGGCCAGGAAATTTATCAATCCGGAAAGCTACCACCTTCTGTCATAAAACTGGACAGCCACCCATGTCTTCACCAAAGATCCTGTGATTCTTAAAGAGGCCCCAGGCTGGCGGCCACGAAGTCGACGGAGTGCATATGGCGTTAGTTCCCGCTTCCTTCACCACCTCCCAACTGAAGTCTCCTAATCACTGACGCTGACGGCGACGGCGACGGCGATTTCCGTTTCGAAAGCCCAGACCAGACCTAGCTTGTGGTCCCGTCGCAATCTCCTCAGGGTAGTGGGTCAAATTACCTCACACTGACCCACAAAAACGCCTCAGAATTGACCCGCCCAAATCACCTCAGGCGGgcagcgcccctcccccacttccctcaGACAGAGGCCTCCGGCTCTCACGCCCTTCCAGGGCCTCAGTCCCGaggccgccgcctcctcctcctcacagAGAGGAGTTAGTCCCAGCTTTCAAGGCCCGGATCGAGGGCAGGGTGGCGAGCGCAGCACCCGACCCGGCGTTGCCGGGTGCTCAAAGCTGCCTTTGTCCCTCCCCACGGAATTGGAACCCAACAACCGCAGCGCGCTCTTGGAACCATGTGCTGCCTCCGCctccgccgctgccgccgccgcgaGACCAGCCGCCCACGCGCCGCGCTGGATGAGATGACAGGACTCAACACCACAGAATTCGGCGTTTATAGGTGTTCTGCCGCCCCTGCCGCAGCCGCCACAGCCACCTCAGCCACTGCTTTGTCTCCGCTGGAGCACACAACCCGAGCCACCTCGCGCACTCCCCGACGCCCCAAGCCCCCGAGGCCTCCGCGGTGCATTAGGCCAATCACAGAGCCACAgctcctcccgcccccgccctgaTGCGACGCCTCCTGATTGGTGGGTAGCGTGTCTCCACGTGACCGGATCTTGTTAGCCGGGCCCGCCCCTGTCACGTGAGAGCGCGCGCCTCTCTTCCTGCTTTCATGACCCTCTCCGCCATTTAAAGAAACAGTACCGGGGGCGGGCCGAGCGACGCAGCCGGGACGGTAGCTGCGGCGCGGACCGGAGGAGCCATCTTGTCTCGTCGCCGGGGAGTCAGGCCCCTAACTCGAAGACGCCCTGGCgcgccctccccccctccccggtcTGGTAGGGCGAAGGAGCGGGCGCGCGGTCGATCGAGCGATCGGTTGGCGGCTCTTTCTCCTGCTCTGGCATCCAGCTCTTGGGGCGCAGGCCCGGCCGCCGCGGCGCGCGCCCGGTGGCCGTTGGCGCTCGCGCCGCGTCTTTCTTCTCGTACGCAGAACTCGGGCGGCGGCCTATGCGTTTGCGATTCGACGAGGAGTCGTCCGGGTGGTTGGCGGCGGCGGGCAGCTGCTCCGCCCCGCTCccggggaggcggcggcggcggcgggattTGGCGCGGCCGGGGAGGCGGGGGTGGCCGGGGCCGGCGTGGAGGCCTGGCGCCACCCTTCGGGGCCTGCAAGGACCCAGTTGGGGGGGCAagagggggctgggggatggTTGGTGGTGGGCTTTCTACTTTGTCTTTTCCTCCTCATGCCCCCTTAGTGAGGGGCGGGAGCTTTGGCGGCAGCTCCGGGGCGGGGAGACAAGCCCCGGAGTCGGAAGAGCTGGGTTTGCTTCCGGGCCTAGCCACCAGCTGGTCgagtgaccttaggcaaatcactCTGTAATTTGTCagcgcctcagtttcctcctctgcctaTCAATGTTTGTAGGGTTGAAAGCgctttgtaaactataaagcGTCGCTGTACGTAAGGGATGATTATTGTTTgtaatggggttttttttgagttgtaagaAAAGTTAGCAATTGCCCAGTTCTTGGATTTTGAACCTGGGAACCTTGGATTGGAGTTGGAAGCCCCCAAGTTCCCCCGGAATTGTATGCAGAAATAGTGGGAGTGTGCATTTGGGGGAATGAGNNNNNNNNNNGGTGCCTGACTACCTTTCCCTTTCATTGACCATTTTCCACGACCATGGTTGCGATCCATTACTTGCTTCTATTGTATATCTTTAGTCTCTGCGGTTGGTAGTGAGCaggcttatttttaaatggtgctGCCGAGTCCAGCTAATTAATGGTGCAGGTGGATTTTTAGCAAGCTGGCTCACTGGAACAGACTAAACCGGGCATGGAATTCTTGAAGATGTTTGGGGGCTTATCTTTATTAATTGAAGGTTAACATTCTCTGAAATTTTGTTATGACTTCGGCTGAACTTCAAAATCAGTAGATTTGGAAGTGTTTCAGTGCTTACTTTTTTCCTggcctgctttgtattctattTGCTTGCAAGTGTGTTACTAAGATGGCCAAGATGCCAGTTATTGCTTCTTTGTTAATTGTCAGCTGCTTTTATCAAATTCCAGGCCATTATCCAGCAAACACTATAGAAATGTTTGAACAGttgtatttcaaacattttctctttgtggAGTGGTGCTTACCAGTGGTACAGCTCTAAGCAAGtgaacataaatacatataagtGTATTTCGTCTGGTTAggtgttcacctgttttgttatTTCATACAAATGTCTGAGAAAATCAATTGACTATTCCTTTTACGTAAAGGGCAGAGACAAATGATCTCACTTCCAGAGAAAGGActgttttagagaaaaatgtgttgGTCTTTTAGCTCCTTTGTTGTTATCTGGATGTACCTCAAAAGAATCTTAAGACTGTGGTGATCTTAGAAGATGCTTTCctcaggagaaaagaggaaaaaaaacaactggaacTCAAAGCTTGAAATTCTGTAACAAAACATGAGATGTCCAGGATAGGAGGCCGAAAAGATTTCACTACAGTGTTCTGCACTAGCTGCAGCAGATGCTTTTCTGTGTAGCCACGGCATGGACTCCAGATTTCCAGATTTTCAAGAACTGCACCTGGGACCTGAAGAGCTCATCAGGATGTGACAGGGACTCTGGAGCTGAACATACTTGTTTTTGAATCTGGGGGCTGT
This genomic window contains:
- the TUG1 gene encoding taurine up-regulated 1 gives rise to the protein EDALARPPPLPGLVGRRSGRAVDRAIGWRLFLLLWHPALGAQARPPRRAPGGRWRSRRVFLLVRRTRAAAYAFAIRRGVVRVVGGGGQLLRPAPGEAAAAAGFGAAGEAGVAGAGVEAWRHPSGPARTQLGGQEGAGGWLVVGFLLCLFLLMPP